Sequence from the Oscillospiraceae bacterium genome:
ATATTGTTATCCTCCTTTTTCTTTTGTGTCTTTATATTACCACAACTTTTTATGCTTTTCTGTGATATTATCACATAATATACATATAACCCCGTAACAAAATAAGACACGCCTTAAACAAAGAAAAAGGGATTTTAATTTTTGGTAAAAATATTCTGCGAGAATCAAAAAATGTTCTGGTAGAATTGTTATCTAAAGGCGAAATTGATAGAATTGGCGAAATCAAGTGATGCTAAAATGATGATGTAGCAGACGGAACGCTTGCAAACGGATGCGACCGTATGCGAAATTGATGCTCATTTCGGGCATGATTATTTGAGTCTCAAGACCATGCGCCGTCATCAGAAATATAATCTAAAATTACTAAAATTTGCTATTGATGCTCAAAAAAGTGAAGATTGCCGCTCTCGAATTTTGACAATAAAAAATGGCTCAAACCCAGTGTTTGAGCCAAATATATTGGCAGGGGTAGAAGGACTCGAACCCTCAAGAACGGTTTTGGAGACCGGCATGTTACCATTACATCATACCCCTAAATATAAAGCTGTCATAAGGAAAAGTGGGCCTTCAGGGACTCGAACCCCGGACCGACCGGTTATGAGCCGGTTGCTCTAACCAACTGAGCTAAAGGCCCTCGTTTTGACAGCTTTTATATTATAGCAAAAAAACTTTTGTTTGTCAATAGGTTTTGGGAAAAAATATTAAAAAATATTTATCAAAAAATGTTTGAAATCTATTGACAAAACAAAAAAAATATGCTATAATATCAAACGTTCGGTAAGCGTACCGAATATGCGCTCGTAGCTCAGCTGGATAGAGTGACTGGCTACGAACCAGTAGGTCAGGGGTTCGAGTCCCTTCGGGCGCGCCACTTAAGCCAAGTCGTAAGACTTGGCTTTTTTGTTACACAGAGCGATGATTTCATACCTATAAATATAATGTCATATTTGATTTTATGTACAAAGGAGAAGAAATATGAAAAAGCTCGCAAAAACGATTATTTATATGCTTTTTACGTCATCATATATATTCTTTTTCAGTTTGGGAGCAAAATGTCTGCTTAGCCTTTTGGGATATTCTTTTGCAATTTCTCTGGACGGAAAGTCGGTGATATCACTATACCCCAGATTTATTCCGTTTTGTATGGTTTTAGGATTTTTGACCTTGTCAGCAATAGGTTTTATTGGTTTCATGAATCTAAAATATTCAGAAAATCTTGAATACACCAATCGGGTATGGAGTATTCAATGGGGGTGCGTATTTATTCTTACTCTTCCTATGATAAAGCTTTGGGAAATTGTGTTCGGCTTTCTGCAAAGAGTGTTTTAAAAACATATTTTAAACAAAAATACAGCAACAAAAAACGACAGGAAATATCCTGTCGTTTTTTTACGGAAAGAGAGGGATTCGAACCCTCGGAACGGTATTAGCGTTCACACGATTTCCAGTCGTGCGCCTTAGACCAGCTCAGCCATCTTTCCATGTGATGAGATGTGTCCAATCAAAACACTATTTGCAGTGCTCTTTCAAGCACGTTGATTATTATATCACACTTTTCCCAAAAAAGCAATAGTTTTTTAAAAAAAATATTTTTTATTTTTTACGGGCGCTGCATGCGCCCGTAAAAGCTTATAATCATTTCGCAAATTTGCAGTGCTCCATCATACCGCAAGCCGAACATTTTTCACTGCAGGCGGGTGTGACCTTGCCATCGAGGGCATTTTTATATTCTCTTTTAAAGAACTCATCCGTCACACCGATATCTATCATACTCCAAGGAAGTACTTCATTTTCTCCATATTCGCGCTGTGCGTAAAAGGACATAGAAAGCCCCGCGTCAGCGACAGCCTTTTCCCATACATCATATGAGAAAAATTCATCCCACGCACTGAAAATCTGACCGTTTTTATAGGCGTTATACACCACCTTGGAAAGGCGTCTGTCTCCCCTTGCGAGAAGCGCCTCTGCACGTGACACCACTGCCTCGTGATAGGAATACTCTATGCGGCGCGAGGTGATACAGCTTTTGAGGTATTCCTGCTTTCTTCGAAGCTCCTCCAAGCTGTTCTGACCCACCCGCTGAAAGGGTGTGAAGGGTTTGGGCACAAAGCAGGAAACGCTCACCGTAACCTTTACATGCTTGCCCTTCATACGTTTTGGGTTATGGTAAAACTCGTCCACCACTTTTTCGGCAAGCTGTGCGATGCCCTTTAAATCCTCGTCGGTTTCGGTAGGCAGGCCCAACATGAAGTAAAGCTTAACCTGGTCTCTGCCCGATTCAAATGCCATTTTTACCGAGCGCATAAGGTCTTCTTCGGTGATACCTTTGTTAATGCGGTCGCGCAATGCTTGCGTTCCCGCCTCGGGGGCAAAGGTAAGTCCGCTGCGTCGTATAGACATAACCTTATCCATAAGCTCCTTTGTGAAGCTGTCGAGACGCATGGATGGAAGTGAAAGATTAATTTTACGTTCACCCGTCCAATCAAGAAGATAGTCAGTCAGTCTTTCGAGACAGGAATAGTCACTTATACTCAGAGAGGTAAGAGATATTTCATCATACCCCGTATTGGCAATGGAGTTACGCGCCTGTCTGTCAAGCACCTCAGGGGAACGTTCACGCACAGGTCTGTATATCATTCCTGCCTGGCAGAAGCGGCATCCATGAGTACAGCCACGGAAGACCTCAAGCATAACGCGGTCATGTATGGCTTCGATAAAGGGAAGCACCGGTTTTTCGGGGAAAAAGGAATTGTCAAAATCCTTTATAATTCTCTTTTTTACCTTTTCGGGTGCTCCCTCGAGAGGAGAAATATTCTTTATGGTCCCGTCAAGATTATACTCAATATCATAAAGAGACGGGACATAAAAGCCCTCAAGCTGTGACGCCTTCACGAGAAACTCATGACGCGATGTGCCGTTCTTTTTGCATTCATTATACAGATTAACAAGTTCAGGAAGCGCTTCCTCCCCCTCTCCGATGGAAATAATATCGATAAAATCCGCAAAAGGTTCAGAATTATATGTACACGGTCCGCCGGCTATGACAATGGGGTCACCTTCTTTTCTTTCGATGCTGTAAAGAGGGATTCCGCCCAGCTCCAGCATGTAAAGAATGTTTGTATAACACATTTCATACTGAACCGTGAAGCCAACTATATCAAAATCGCTCAGAGCATCTCCGCTTTCCAGAGCGTAAAGCGGGATGTTATGCTTTTTCATCACCTCGCCCATATCGTTCCAGGGTGCAAAGCATCTTTCGCACCACACATTTTCCATGTTATTAAGTACACCGTACAGTATCTTCATGCCGAGGTTTGACATGCCTATTTCATATGTATCGGGGAAACAGAAGGCAAAGCGTACGTCAACCTTGTTCTTGTCCTTGATGACCTGTCCCACTTCTCCGCCAGTATATCTTCCGGGTTTTAAAACACTTTTGAGATACGGTTCAACTTTACTATACATTTTGTTCTCCTTGAATTGCGTATTTTTCGTCCACAGCTATTATTTCCAGTTCCCATGCGGGAATACACGGCTTGCGGTTAAGGTAAAGCTTATAGCTTTGCGAATAGCTTTTTATCAGCCCGGGCAGTTTATAAAGGTCATTGTTATTGTGATAAACCGACACTATGAGAACCGGGCGATTACCGGTTATCAGTTTCTTTGAACCTTCCAGTGCTTCAAGCTCGCTTCCTTCCACATCGTACTTTATAAGGTCGGCATTGTCAGTAATACTGTCAAGCGGCAGGGTCCTGATAAGCTTTTCTTTCTTTTTCTGCAAGCCCTGCGCTATATTACCAAGCGTTGTATTCATCCCAAATCCCATGTGTACCGTCATTTCTGCAGTACAGCTCCAGGCGGCATTATTATAAGCGCGGGTTTCAATTTCAAGCGTATCGGCATAAGCGGAAAGCTTTTTGAAATTCTTTTCGTCCGGCTCCATGAGAATCGCCGATTCAAGCTTCGTGTAAAGCTCAACGGCGCTTTTCAGCGTATCGCCGGTGTACGCCCCCAGATCAGCATAAGTGTGTATCAAGTCGGTACGATACAGTTTGTGGGGATTTTTTATAAGGCTGTCAGCTTCTCTCAGATATTTGAGTTTACCGCTCATTTTAAAATCCAGAATACGACAGAATACCTCTCTGCTACATTCTTCAAGCATCATCATCGCACTGTACAATTCATTATGGTGTCGGCTGTAAAAATCACTGTCAAACACCTCTGTGTAATCACCGCTGACATTTACATCGGGGGCATATAATTCATATGCTTCGGACATAGCATACAGCATTTCCACAGTTTCGCTCTGACGTGAAGCGAATGCCACAAGAATTATGAAATCTGCGTACTCCGCCTTCACTTCACTGAAGGATTTAACCCTCTTTCCGCGAAAGAGCTGACCGCGCACAAAGCCGTCACTGGCAAAAATATCACTAAACCCTATATTTTTATTTTCCAGCACGGTTATGATTTTTTCAGCACCGTCCCCCATTCCGTAAATCAGTATGGGTTTATCGTTGCTTTGAAGATATTCCCACAGTGTACAGTCGGGAGATTCGTTCAAAAATTGTCTTAAATTATCCATATTCTTATTTTTTCGTTTTTATTTTCTCATTCGGGCTTGATTAAATTCTGCTTTCTTGCTATAATAGATTGATCCTTGACATAGGAATCTATCCATTCGGGAGTTGTTCTCTCATATACCGTAATGCGATTAAGCGAATAAAGACTGCTACCGGGGCGAATGTAGTTGACACCCTTTTTGGTCGTCATGGTGATTTTGAATCCGAGTTCTTTTAAAACCGACTCGGTTATATCGTTCTTCAGACCGTAGGGGTAACAAAACAGTACATTATTATTGCCTACATTAGTTTCGATGAGGTACTTGTTTTTATAAACGTCCGCCTTCAGCTTCCGGCGGTAATCCGCTTCACTTTCACCTATAACGCTCAGCACGCCGTATCTTCCGTCGGGATTAAACAGCGGGCTGTCAAAGGGTGTGGAGTGCATATCGTAGCTATGATTCTGTATTTCAATAAGACCGCTTTCGTACATCTTTTTGGCGGTTTCCCACGAAAAATGGGGAGTTATTGGGGTGGTACCGTCCAGGCGCGTGGTTTTGCCGACAGACCAGCCCACAACAGAAATCACAGCGGGCATATCCAGTTTTTTGAGCACCTCATATGCCATGAGATAGTTACTTTCGTAACCGTCGTCAAGTGTTATGAGAAGCGGTTTTTCCGGCAAATCGTTACCGTATTCCGCGTAGTTTATAAGCTCACGCATGGTTATTGCGGTATATCCCATATCCTTCATTCCGCGAAGCTGATTTTCAAATGCCGCTACCGTGACGGTCATGTCATTATCCACCGGAATGTCGGAAAAATTATGGTACGTGAGTACCGTTACTATTCTGCTTTCTTCCCGAGGAACAGCGGCATAGTCACCGCTTATAACCGCAGGAAAAAACAGGCTAAGTGCTGCAAGCAGCATCATAAATTTACTCATTGATTCACTCCGTCGATTTTATTGCTTTTATTATTATACTATAAAACTAAGATTATATCAAGATAAAAATGTAAACGTTGAGGTACTGCATGAAAAAAAATATCGTTTGGAGCAAAAGTCCCGTGGAAAGACAAGAGCGCGAAGCTATTCTCGGGCAAAAAGGCATGATACTGTGGATGAGCGGTCTGAGTGGCTCGGGCAAATCCACAATAGGTCATCTTGTGGAAAAAAAGCTGACGGAAAAAGGCAGACTTGTCTCTTTTCTTGACGGCGACAACCTCAGATTCGGGCTCAATTCAAATTTGGGGTTTTCACTGGAGGACAGAGCCGAAAATGTACGCCGTATAGGCGAAGCCGCACTGCTTCTGGCAGACAGCGGAATTATTGTAATTGCGGGTGCGGTTTCTCCGCTGTGTGAAATGCGTAACGACGTAAGAAGGCGTGCGGCTGAATGTGGTATACCCTTCTGCGAGGTATATGTAAAGGCAGAGGTGAAGGATTGTGCACAACGCGATCCGAAGGGGTTGTATGAGCGTGCTTTCAAAGGAGAAATAAAGGATTTCACAGGTGTTTCGTCCCCGTATGAAGTTCCTGAAAATCCCGAGATAACGCTGGATACAACAGCATTTACCGCCCAAGAATGTGCATTTGAGTTATTCACATACATAAATAAGTTTCAGTATGACTCTCTTCTGAACAGCAAAGTTGTAAAGGAGTGTGTACGCGCGGCAATGCTTGCAGGCAAAGAAATAATGCAGGTGTATGAGAGCGCCGATTTCGGAGTGGAGATAAAAAGCGACAACTCTCCCCTGACACTCGCAGACAAGCGTGCCAACGCGGTTATAACGGATATTCTTTCAAAAAGCTTTCCTCAGTATGCAATTCTTTCGGAAGAAAAAGCCGACGATCTTTCGCGGCTCAACGAAGATTTCTGTTTTATAGTCGATCCGCTGGACGGCACAAAGGAGTTTATAAAACGTAACGGTGAATTCACCGTTAACATAGCTCTTTCATATCTGGGCAAGAGCATTATGGGGGTAATTTACGTGCCCGTAAGCGGCGATGTTTACTATTCATGCGACCAAAAAGGCTCGTTTTTGCAAAGCAATGTAAGTGATATGGAGCAAATAGAGTTTTTCGATGCGCAGTATAAGATAAAGGTGTCGGATAAAAAAGA
This genomic interval carries:
- a CDS encoding TIGR03960 family B12-binding radical SAM protein, which gives rise to MYSKVEPYLKSVLKPGRYTGGEVGQVIKDKNKVDVRFAFCFPDTYEIGMSNLGMKILYGVLNNMENVWCERCFAPWNDMGEVMKKHNIPLYALESGDALSDFDIVGFTVQYEMCYTNILYMLELGGIPLYSIERKEGDPIVIAGGPCTYNSEPFADFIDIISIGEGEEALPELVNLYNECKKNGTSRHEFLVKASQLEGFYVPSLYDIEYNLDGTIKNISPLEGAPEKVKKRIIKDFDNSFFPEKPVLPFIEAIHDRVMLEVFRGCTHGCRFCQAGMIYRPVRERSPEVLDRQARNSIANTGYDEISLTSLSISDYSCLERLTDYLLDWTGERKINLSLPSMRLDSFTKELMDKVMSIRRSGLTFAPEAGTQALRDRINKGITEEDLMRSVKMAFESGRDQVKLYFMLGLPTETDEDLKGIAQLAEKVVDEFYHNPKRMKGKHVKVTVSVSCFVPKPFTPFQRVGQNSLEELRRKQEYLKSCITSRRIEYSYHEAVVSRAEALLARGDRRLSKVVYNAYKNGQIFSAWDEFFSYDVWEKAVADAGLSMSFYAQREYGENEVLPWSMIDIGVTDEFFKREYKNALDGKVTPACSEKCSACGMMEHCKFAK
- a CDS encoding FkbM family methyltransferase, whose protein sequence is MDNLRQFLNESPDCTLWEYLQSNDKPILIYGMGDGAEKIITVLENKNIGFSDIFASDGFVRGQLFRGKRVKSFSEVKAEYADFIILVAFASRQSETVEMLYAMSEAYELYAPDVNVSGDYTEVFDSDFYSRHHNELYSAMMMLEECSREVFCRILDFKMSGKLKYLREADSLIKNPHKLYRTDLIHTYADLGAYTGDTLKSAVELYTKLESAILMEPDEKNFKKLSAYADTLEIETRAYNNAAWSCTAEMTVHMGFGMNTTLGNIAQGLQKKKEKLIRTLPLDSITDNADLIKYDVEGSELEALEGSKKLITGNRPVLIVSVYHNNNDLYKLPGLIKSYSQSYKLYLNRKPCIPAWELEIIAVDEKYAIQGEQNV
- a CDS encoding chitin deacetylase, whose amino-acid sequence is MSKFMMLLAALSLFFPAVISGDYAAVPREESRIVTVLTYHNFSDIPVDNDMTVTVAAFENQLRGMKDMGYTAITMRELINYAEYGNDLPEKPLLITLDDGYESNYLMAYEVLKKLDMPAVISVVGWSVGKTTRLDGTTPITPHFSWETAKKMYESGLIEIQNHSYDMHSTPFDSPLFNPDGRYGVLSVIGESEADYRRKLKADVYKNKYLIETNVGNNNVLFCYPYGLKNDITESVLKELGFKITMTTKKGVNYIRPGSSLYSLNRITVYERTTPEWIDSYVKDQSIIARKQNLIKPE
- a CDS encoding 3'(2'),5'-bisphosphate nucleotidase CysQ, with amino-acid sequence MLAGKEIMQVYESADFGVEIKSDNSPLTLADKRANAVITDILSKSFPQYAILSEEKADDLSRLNEDFCFIVDPLDGTKEFIKRNGEFTVNIALSYLGKSIMGVIYVPVSGDVYYSCDQKGSFLQSNVSDMEQIEFFDAQYKIKVSDKKDNLTVMASRSHSDEKTAKMLEDNKDKIGTTVSAGSSLKGCYIACGKSDIYYRFGLTSEWDTAAMQNIVENAGGIFMQTDDTPMRYNRSDILNRKGFYILNNPDNKFMI